The Tardiphaga alba genome includes a window with the following:
- the phnF gene encoding phosphonate metabolism transcriptional regulator PhnF, which produces MTIQDKPTGVALWRHVADGIERGIADGRFPAGEKLPGETELADTYRVNRHTVRRALATLAERGMVRAERGSGTYVESPKLAYPLRSRTRFSEIAGAGGREPQAQLIGAWDDVATRELAKQLGLKTGAALIRIEALRLADKTPICVGTNWLSAERFPDFGKIYERMRSMTKALAHYGIKDYRRASTRVTAGIIDATDATRLGVALGRPILIVDSLDVDADGTPLHCTHSRFVAERVEFVVDNSPL; this is translated from the coding sequence GTGACCATTCAGGACAAGCCGACCGGCGTTGCATTGTGGCGGCATGTAGCCGACGGGATCGAGCGCGGGATCGCCGACGGGCGCTTTCCGGCCGGCGAAAAACTACCCGGGGAAACCGAGCTGGCCGATACCTATCGCGTCAATCGCCACACGGTGCGCCGTGCCCTGGCGACTTTAGCCGAGCGCGGCATGGTGCGCGCCGAGCGCGGCAGCGGCACCTATGTGGAATCGCCAAAGCTGGCTTATCCGCTGCGCTCGCGCACGCGCTTTTCGGAAATCGCCGGCGCCGGCGGCCGTGAGCCCCAGGCGCAGCTGATCGGCGCATGGGACGATGTGGCGACCCGCGAACTCGCCAAGCAGCTCGGCCTCAAGACCGGCGCGGCGCTGATCCGTATCGAGGCCTTGCGGCTTGCCGACAAGACACCGATCTGCGTCGGCACCAACTGGCTGTCGGCAGAACGCTTCCCTGATTTCGGCAAGATCTATGAGCGCATGCGCTCAATGACCAAGGCGCTGGCGCATTACGGCATCAAGGACTACCGCCGGGCCTCGACGCGGGTGACGGCAGGCATTATCGATGCCACCGATGCGACGCGGCTGGGCGTGGCCCTCGGCCGCCCCATCCTGATCGTCGATTCCCTCGACGTGGATGCCGACGGCACGCCGCTGCACTGTACGCATTCGCGCTTCGTCGCCGAGCGCGTCGAATTCGTGGTCGATAACAGCCCGCTATGA
- a CDS encoding nuclear transport factor 2 family protein, which translates to MSRPPFPPFTRETAAQKARMAEDGWNSRDPVKVSLAYTEDSVWRNRGEFFQGRPAIVAFLTRKWEKEHDYRLIKDLWAFTENRIAVRFQYEWHDDAGTWHRSYGNEQWEFDDAGLMRRREASINDVVIAEKDRRFLWPAPGPRPADVQGLGTDPF; encoded by the coding sequence ATGTCCCGGCCGCCATTTCCGCCCTTCACCCGCGAGACTGCCGCCCAGAAGGCCCGCATGGCCGAGGATGGCTGGAATTCGCGCGATCCGGTGAAGGTCTCGCTGGCCTATACTGAGGACAGTGTCTGGCGCAATCGCGGCGAGTTCTTCCAGGGCCGTCCGGCGATCGTCGCATTCCTCACCCGCAAATGGGAGAAGGAACACGACTATCGCCTGATCAAGGATCTCTGGGCGTTCACGGAAAACCGTATCGCGGTGCGCTTCCAGTATGAATGGCACGACGACGCGGGCACCTGGCACCGGTCCTATGGCAATGAGCAATGGGAATTCGACGATGCCGGCCTGATGCGTCGGCGCGAGGCCAGCATCAACGATGTCGTGATCGCCGAGAAGGATCGTCGCTTCCTGTGGCCGGCCCCGGGCCCGCGCCCGGCGGATGTGCAGGGCCTCGGCACCGATCCATTCTGA
- the ybgC gene encoding tol-pal system-associated acyl-CoA thioesterase yields MTSHLDGVIADGVHRMQVRVYYEDTDFSGIVYHANYLRFMERGRTNYLRLLGADQHALFAEAESEAPGFAFVVRVMQLDFLKPSKMDDLLDVLTRPLDVKGASITLHQEVRRGDELLLEAKVKVAFVSGGRARPIPKALRIAMKADQV; encoded by the coding sequence ATGACCTCCCATCTCGACGGCGTCATCGCCGATGGCGTCCATCGCATGCAGGTGCGTGTCTATTACGAGGACACCGATTTCTCCGGCATCGTCTATCACGCCAACTACCTGCGCTTTATGGAGCGCGGGCGGACCAATTATCTGCGGCTGCTCGGCGCCGACCAGCATGCACTGTTCGCCGAGGCCGAAAGCGAAGCGCCGGGTTTTGCCTTCGTCGTCCGCGTCATGCAGCTCGATTTTCTCAAACCGTCGAAGATGGACGACCTGCTCGACGTCCTGACGCGCCCGCTCGATGTGAAGGGCGCTTCCATCACGCTGCATCAGGAAGTGCGGAGGGGCGACGAGCTGCTGCTCGAAGCCAAGGTGAAGGTGGCCTTTGTTTCCGGCGGCCGCGCGCGGCCGATTCCGAAAGCGCTGCGCATCGCGATGAAGGCCGATCAGGTTTAG
- a CDS encoding type II toxin-antitoxin system VapC family toxin, with protein sequence MILPDTSVWIDHFRGGEKLLAPLLRSEDLLLHPFVIGELAVGPLPRRADTIRRLKLQIQAPIIDPPDVLAFIEQHALFGRGLSYVDVQLLASVHALVNTRLWTTDKRLDIAADQLGIAYKSKE encoded by the coding sequence ATGATCCTCCCCGATACATCGGTCTGGATCGATCATTTTCGCGGCGGCGAAAAGCTGCTGGCGCCGCTTCTTCGCAGCGAAGATCTGTTGTTGCATCCTTTTGTCATCGGGGAGCTCGCGGTCGGGCCTCTGCCGCGTCGCGCAGACACGATCAGGCGACTTAAGCTGCAGATACAGGCTCCGATCATTGATCCACCCGACGTCCTTGCTTTTATCGAGCAACACGCGCTTTTCGGTCGTGGCCTCAGCTATGTTGATGTTCAGCTGCTAGCCTCGGTTCATGCGCTCGTGAATACCCGGTTATGGACAACGGACAAGCGGCTTGATATCGCGGCCGATCAGCTCGGGATTGCGTACAAGTCCAAGGAATAG
- a CDS encoding type II toxin-antitoxin system VapB family antitoxin, whose protein sequence is MNTTVVVDGKLLDQAREYSDALENSELVQEALRAFIRREAARHLADLGGSMPDAEAPPRRRWEP, encoded by the coding sequence ATGAATACAACTGTTGTTGTGGACGGTAAATTACTCGATCAGGCGCGCGAATATAGCGATGCGTTGGAGAACTCCGAGCTCGTCCAAGAAGCTCTGAGAGCATTCATTCGGCGCGAGGCCGCTAGGCATCTTGCTGACCTTGGCGGCTCGATGCCCGATGCCGAAGCGCCGCCTCGTCGTAGATGGGAGCCATGA
- the ruvB gene encoding Holliday junction branch migration DNA helicase RuvB: MNTPPDRLITSERRSDDVGDTVLRPQALSDFVGQAQARANLQIFIDAARKRGEALDHTLFVGPPGLGKTTLAQIVARELGVGFRATSGPVISKAGDLAALLTNLEERDVLFIDEIHRLNPNVEEVLYPAMEDFQLDLIIGEGPAARSVKIELSKFTLVGATTRAGLLTNPLRDRFGIPLRLNFYTIDELEKIVTRGARVLDIGMTPEGANEIARRARGTPRIAGRLLRRVRDFASAADAAAIDRKIADHALSALEVDSAGLDAMDRRYLTTIAMNYGGGPVGVETMAAALSEPRDAIEDIIEPYLIQCGYLQRTPRGRLLTSHAFKHLGLTEPKRDVGQGGLFGGEED, encoded by the coding sequence ATGAATACGCCACCTGACCGCCTGATCACATCGGAGCGCCGCTCCGACGATGTCGGCGATACCGTCCTTCGCCCGCAGGCGCTGTCCGATTTCGTCGGCCAGGCGCAGGCCCGCGCCAATCTGCAGATTTTCATCGACGCCGCCCGCAAGCGCGGCGAGGCGCTGGATCACACGTTGTTCGTCGGTCCGCCCGGCCTCGGCAAGACCACGCTGGCGCAGATCGTCGCCCGCGAACTCGGCGTCGGGTTTCGCGCGACGTCGGGGCCTGTGATCTCGAAGGCCGGTGATCTCGCGGCACTCCTCACCAATCTCGAAGAACGCGACGTGCTGTTCATCGACGAGATCCATCGCCTCAATCCAAATGTGGAAGAGGTGCTTTATCCGGCGATGGAAGACTTCCAGCTCGACCTCATCATCGGCGAGGGCCCGGCGGCGCGTTCGGTGAAGATCGAATTGTCGAAATTCACGCTGGTCGGCGCCACCACGCGCGCGGGCCTGCTCACCAATCCGCTGCGCGACCGCTTCGGCATTCCGCTGCGGCTGAATTTCTACACCATCGACGAACTCGAAAAGATCGTCACCCGCGGCGCCCGCGTCCTCGATATCGGCATGACGCCGGAAGGCGCCAATGAAATCGCCCGTCGCGCCCGCGGCACGCCGCGCATCGCCGGTCGCTTGCTGCGCCGTGTCCGCGACTTCGCCTCCGCTGCCGATGCGGCCGCGATCGATCGCAAAATTGCCGACCACGCGCTCAGCGCGCTCGAAGTCGATAGCGCCGGCCTCGATGCCATGGATCGCCGCTATCTCACCACCATCGCCATGAATTATGGCGGTGGCCCCGTCGGCGTCGAGACCATGGCCGCCGCGCTCTCCGAACCGCGCGATGCCATCGAGGACATCATCGAGCCCTATCTGATCCAGTGCGGCTACCTCCAGCGCACCCCGCGCGGACGCCTGCTCACCTCGCACGCGTTCAAGCATCTCGGACTGACGGAGCCGAAGCGGGATGTCGGGCAGGGAGGGCTGTTCGGCGGGGAGGAAGATTAA
- the ruvA gene encoding Holliday junction branch migration protein RuvA, protein MIGKLKGIIDSYGDDYVILDVQGVGYQVHCSARTLQALPQAGEAAALSIETYVREDQIKLFGFRSDMEREWFRLLQTVQGVGARVALAVLSTLTPSELANAIALRDKAAVARTPGVGPKVAERIVSELKDKAPAFASVDPVVAQMAGAVADDNAPRAVSDAISALVNLGYGQPQAAAAVAAASRSAGEGAETAMLIRLGLKELAK, encoded by the coding sequence ATGATCGGCAAGCTCAAAGGCATCATCGACTCTTATGGTGACGACTATGTGATCCTCGACGTGCAGGGCGTCGGCTATCAGGTGCATTGTTCGGCGCGCACGCTGCAGGCGCTGCCGCAGGCCGGCGAAGCGGCGGCGCTGTCCATCGAGACTTATGTCCGCGAAGATCAGATCAAGCTGTTCGGCTTCCGCTCCGACATGGAGCGCGAATGGTTTCGCTTGCTGCAGACCGTGCAGGGCGTCGGTGCGCGCGTGGCGCTCGCGGTGCTCTCCACATTGACGCCGTCCGAACTCGCCAATGCCATCGCGCTGCGCGACAAGGCAGCCGTTGCGCGCACGCCGGGCGTCGGCCCGAAAGTCGCCGAGCGCATCGTGTCGGAATTGAAAGATAAGGCACCTGCCTTCGCCTCGGTCGATCCGGTGGTGGCGCAAATGGCGGGCGCCGTTGCCGATGACAACGCACCACGTGCTGTCAGCGATGCCATCTCCGCACTCGTCAATCTCGGCTATGGCCAGCCGCAAGCCGCTGCTGCCGTTGCTGCCGCGTCGCGCAGCGCAGGCGAGGGTGCCGAGACCGCAATGCTCATTCGCCTCGGCCTCAAGGAGCTTGCGAAGTGA
- the ruvC gene encoding crossover junction endodeoxyribonuclease RuvC, whose product MTVSSIRAPVRIIGIDPGLRRTGWGVIETLGNKLTYIACGSVEPPETLPLASRLLGIHEGLTKVLNEFQPMEAAVEQTFVNKDGAATLKLGQARGIAMMSPAMFGIDVAEYMPNLVKKTVVGAGHADKNQIQVMLKILLPKAEFKRADAADALAIAITHAHHRSSAMLRKAVMA is encoded by the coding sequence ATGACCGTGTCTTCGATTCGCGCGCCCGTTCGCATCATCGGCATCGACCCCGGCCTGCGCCGCACCGGCTGGGGCGTGATCGAGACGCTCGGCAACAAGCTCACTTACATCGCATGCGGATCCGTGGAGCCGCCGGAGACGCTGCCGCTGGCCAGCCGTCTGCTCGGCATCCATGAAGGCCTCACCAAGGTACTCAACGAATTTCAGCCGATGGAGGCTGCGGTGGAGCAGACCTTCGTCAACAAGGATGGCGCGGCGACGCTGAAGCTCGGCCAGGCGCGCGGCATCGCGATGATGTCGCCAGCGATGTTCGGCATCGATGTCGCCGAATACATGCCGAACCTCGTCAAGAAGACCGTGGTCGGCGCCGGCCATGCCGACAAGAACCAGATCCAGGTGATGTTGAAAATCCTGCTGCCCAAGGCCGAATTCAAGCGCGCCGACGCGGCCGATGCATTGGCGATTGCCATCACGCACGCGCATCACCGCAGTAGCGCGATGCTGCGAAAGGCGGTGATGGCATGA
- a CDS encoding YebC/PmpR family DNA-binding transcriptional regulator codes for MAGHSQFKNIMHRKGRQDAQKSKLFSKLAREITVAAKLGTPDPAMNARLRSAVIAARQENMPRDNIERAIKKAIGTEGENYDEIRYEGYGPGGVAVIVQALTDNRNRAASDIRSFFTKSGGNMGETGSVSFMFDHVGLIEYDAGKASADDMLEAAIEAGADDVVSGEDGHEIYSSQDGFHEVAKALEAKYGEARKAALIWKPQNTIAVDDETGEKLMKLMDLLNDHDDVQHVYSNFEISEALMAKLGG; via the coding sequence ATGGCCGGACATTCCCAATTCAAGAACATCATGCACCGCAAGGGCCGCCAGGATGCCCAGAAGTCCAAGTTGTTCTCAAAACTGGCGCGCGAAATTACCGTGGCGGCCAAACTGGGAACGCCGGATCCGGCGATGAATGCGCGCCTGCGCTCCGCCGTGATCGCGGCCCGCCAGGAGAACATGCCGCGCGACAATATCGAACGCGCCATCAAGAAGGCGATCGGCACCGAAGGCGAGAACTATGATGAAATCCGCTACGAGGGCTATGGCCCCGGCGGCGTCGCCGTGATCGTCCAGGCGCTGACCGACAACCGCAACCGCGCGGCGTCGGACATCCGCTCCTTCTTCACCAAGTCCGGCGGCAATATGGGGGAAACCGGTTCGGTGTCCTTCATGTTCGATCATGTCGGCCTGATCGAATACGATGCCGGCAAGGCGTCTGCCGATGACATGCTGGAAGCGGCGATCGAAGCCGGTGCCGACGACGTGGTGTCCGGCGAAGACGGCCACGAAATCTATTCGTCGCAGGACGGTTTCCACGAAGTCGCCAAGGCGCTGGAAGCCAAATACGGCGAAGCCCGCAAGGCCGCGCTGATCTGGAAGCCGCAAAACACCATCGCGGTGGATGACGAGACCGGCGAGAAGCTGATGAAGCTGATGGATTTGCTGAACGACCATGACGATGTGCAGCACGTCTATTCGAACTTCGAAATCTCGGAAGCCTTGATGGCGAAGCTGGGCGGCTGA
- a CDS encoding methyl-accepting chemotaxis protein: protein MAFGLFRKQQPDPAASIDTPQVTAASAPPAEPEHHPAQDILALLELELGGLVRQLEKAAHSVAGGADSTAASLAAIRSRTDALADRSTNAQTTATTFAHAADKFTHSAEAIGAQVRDASKLADEAGAAAHDASINVDRLRESSAAIGQVLELIAQIARQTTMLALNATIEAARAGAAGRGFAVVATEVKALAVQTQGATDEIKRKIDALQRDAASSVEAVHRISHAIEAIRPVFSHVNGAVAEQNATTSDMSNNAASASQFIVAVGDSALEIDHAAKEAAAHGEEVAQAGAAVTLFASKLKSRCAVLLKQDASSDEQRKRERLPCHLEIAIETRSGRLRAPVYEIAMDGVLIGGPDAARLPLHDVLSAEFGDIGACRLRIEAHDKGGAQARFIAPDAPFISRIEDRLWAIHDENMEFVTRALDAGTALNTIFADGIASGAITLDDMFDETYEEIAGSNPLQYRTKILTWADRALPAFQDAFLAKDSRMAFCAMIDRNGYLPVHNGIYSKPQRPGDVAWNTANCRNRRIFNDPAGLAAGRNTRAYLIQSYARDMGNGQTVMMREIDVPVRVKGRHWGGFRTAYKL from the coding sequence ATGGCATTTGGACTGTTTCGCAAGCAGCAGCCCGATCCGGCTGCGTCGATCGATACGCCGCAAGTCACAGCGGCTTCGGCACCCCCGGCAGAGCCCGAACACCATCCGGCCCAGGACATTCTGGCATTGCTGGAACTCGAGCTTGGCGGCCTGGTCCGCCAGCTGGAAAAGGCCGCGCATTCGGTCGCCGGTGGCGCCGATTCCACCGCGGCATCGCTCGCTGCGATCCGCTCCCGCACCGACGCCCTCGCCGATCGCAGCACGAACGCCCAGACCACCGCGACGACCTTCGCCCATGCCGCCGACAAGTTCACGCATTCGGCCGAAGCCATCGGCGCGCAGGTGCGCGATGCCAGCAAGCTCGCCGATGAAGCCGGCGCCGCCGCCCATGATGCCAGTATCAATGTCGACCGTCTGCGCGAGTCCTCGGCCGCCATTGGCCAGGTGCTCGAACTGATCGCGCAGATCGCGCGGCAGACAACGATGCTCGCTCTCAATGCGACCATCGAGGCCGCGCGCGCTGGCGCCGCCGGCCGCGGCTTCGCCGTGGTGGCAACCGAGGTGAAGGCGCTCGCCGTGCAGACTCAAGGCGCCACCGACGAAATCAAGCGCAAGATCGACGCGCTGCAGCGCGACGCAGCGAGTTCGGTGGAGGCCGTGCATCGCATCTCCCATGCGATCGAAGCCATCCGCCCGGTATTCTCGCATGTGAACGGCGCCGTCGCCGAGCAGAACGCCACCACCAGCGACATGTCGAACAATGCCGCATCGGCGTCGCAATTCATCGTCGCTGTCGGCGACAGCGCGCTTGAGATCGATCACGCGGCGAAGGAAGCGGCGGCGCATGGCGAAGAAGTCGCGCAGGCCGGCGCAGCGGTGACGCTGTTTGCGTCGAAGCTGAAGTCACGCTGCGCGGTGCTCCTGAAGCAGGACGCCAGTAGCGACGAACAACGCAAGCGCGAACGGCTGCCCTGCCATCTCGAAATTGCGATCGAGACGCGGAGCGGCAGGCTGCGCGCCCCCGTCTATGAGATCGCCATGGACGGCGTGCTGATCGGCGGACCGGATGCGGCACGCCTGCCGCTGCACGACGTGCTGTCGGCAGAGTTCGGCGATATCGGCGCCTGTCGGCTCCGCATCGAGGCGCATGACAAAGGCGGCGCACAGGCGCGCTTCATTGCTCCGGATGCGCCATTCATCAGCCGGATCGAGGACCGGCTCTGGGCGATCCATGACGAGAACATGGAATTCGTGACGCGCGCGCTCGATGCGGGCACAGCGCTCAACACAATCTTCGCTGACGGCATCGCATCCGGCGCGATCACGCTCGATGACATGTTCGACGAGACCTATGAAGAGATCGCAGGCAGCAATCCCTTACAATATCGCACCAAAATCCTGACTTGGGCCGATCGCGCGCTGCCGGCGTTTCAGGATGCGTTTCTCGCCAAGGATTCTCGCATGGCGTTCTGCGCCATGATCGACCGCAACGGTTATCTGCCCGTGCATAACGGCATCTATTCAAAACCGCAGCGGCCGGGCGATGTCGCCTGGAACACCGCCAACTGCCGAAACCGCCGCATCTTCAACGATCCCGCAGGCCTCGCTGCCGGACGCAACACCCGCGCCTATCTGATCCAGAGCTATGCCCGCGACATGGGCAATGGCCAGACCGTGATGATGCGCGAGATCGACGTGCCGGTGCGCGTAAAAGGCCGGCACTGGGGCGGGTTCCGGACGGCGTATAAGCTGTGA
- a CDS encoding LysR family transcriptional regulator: protein MPSQPHRLPPFAALVAFDAVLRHGSMTLAAAELGLTQSAISHRLRDLERYFGLTLFERLNPGLRVTDAGHRLSHELTPLLGTLSGLRRHVRGRPQVRPFRIGTGSALLNWWLSPRLPALAAAFPDLAIEVMTWDPAAPRGDVDLGLVWIPREASTEGPCEVRFPDEFVFPIVSPKLLKCHGPHDEWSALPLLAKGHRGEDMGPEWSWTTWLGPNSTRPEAMRFRDISGTLQAAVDGNGVALGRSLLVADALRRRRLKRLGRRSEARLCSKVQIARWRDPTDHDAARMAAWLVANAAS, encoded by the coding sequence ATGCCATCACAGCCCCATCGCCTGCCGCCATTCGCCGCGCTGGTTGCCTTCGATGCCGTGCTCCGCCACGGCAGCATGACGCTGGCTGCAGCCGAGCTTGGCCTCACCCAAAGTGCGATCAGCCATCGCTTGCGTGATCTCGAACGCTATTTCGGTCTCACACTGTTCGAACGTTTGAATCCGGGATTGCGTGTCACCGATGCCGGACACCGGCTGTCGCACGAACTGACGCCACTGCTCGGCACACTGTCGGGGCTGCGGCGCCATGTGCGCGGCCGCCCGCAAGTCAGGCCGTTTCGCATCGGCACCGGATCGGCCTTGCTCAACTGGTGGCTCTCGCCACGGCTACCGGCTTTGGCTGCGGCCTTTCCGGACCTGGCGATCGAGGTGATGACCTGGGATCCGGCAGCACCGCGTGGCGATGTAGATCTCGGTCTTGTCTGGATTCCGCGCGAAGCCTCCACCGAGGGGCCATGCGAAGTACGATTTCCGGATGAGTTCGTATTTCCGATCGTCTCGCCCAAACTGCTCAAGTGTCATGGCCCGCATGACGAATGGTCTGCTCTGCCACTGCTCGCGAAAGGTCATCGTGGCGAAGACATGGGCCCTGAATGGTCATGGACGACATGGCTCGGCCCCAACAGCACGCGGCCGGAAGCGATGCGCTTTCGCGACATCAGCGGCACGCTGCAGGCTGCTGTCGATGGCAATGGCGTCGCGCTCGGTCGGTCATTGCTGGTGGCCGATGCGCTGCGACGCCGACGGCTCAAGCGACTGGGGCGAAGGAGCGAGGCACGCCTCTGCTCGAAAGTGCAGATCGCGAGGTGGCGCGACCCGACTGATCATGATGCCGCGCGGATGGCGGCTTGGTTAGTTGCAAATGCGGCTTCGTAG
- a CDS encoding TIGR00282 family metallophosphoesterase: MRILFIGDVVGKTGRVVILDKLPGLIKEWKLDLVVINGENAAGGFGITESIYNDLIDAGADAVTLGNHAWNQKEALVFIERAPRLIRPLNFPRHTPGRGAALVDAKNGARALVINAMGRIFMEPLNDPFAGINKEIEACPLVDAADAIVVDFHCEATSEKQGMGHFCDGRVSLVVGTHTHIPTADHQILPNGTAYMTDAGMTGDYDSVIGMQKEEPVRRFVTGIPSGRFEPAFGPATLSGVAVETDDKTGLATKIAPVRLGGRLSQAVPDFW; the protein is encoded by the coding sequence TTGCGTATTCTCTTCATCGGCGACGTCGTCGGCAAAACCGGCCGCGTGGTGATCCTCGACAAGCTTCCCGGCCTCATCAAGGAGTGGAAGCTCGATCTCGTCGTGATCAATGGCGAGAATGCCGCCGGCGGTTTCGGCATCACCGAGTCCATCTACAATGATCTGATCGATGCCGGTGCGGACGCGGTGACGCTCGGCAATCACGCCTGGAATCAGAAGGAAGCGCTGGTCTTCATCGAGCGCGCGCCGCGCCTGATCCGCCCGCTGAATTTCCCGCGCCATACGCCCGGCCGCGGCGCAGCTCTGGTCGATGCCAAGAACGGCGCCCGTGCACTGGTCATTAACGCGATGGGCCGCATCTTCATGGAGCCGCTGAACGATCCCTTCGCCGGCATCAACAAGGAGATCGAGGCCTGTCCGCTCGTGGACGCCGCCGACGCCATCGTCGTCGATTTCCATTGCGAGGCCACCAGCGAGAAGCAGGGCATGGGCCATTTCTGCGACGGCCGCGTCAGCCTCGTGGTCGGCACCCACACGCATATCCCGACGGCCGATCACCAGATCCTGCCGAACGGCACCGCTTACATGACCGATGCCGGCATGACCGGCGATTATGATTCCGTGATCGGCATGCAGAAGGAAGAACCGGTGCGCCGCTTCGTCACCGGCATCCCAAGCGGTCGCTTCGAGCCGGCCTTCGGCCCGGCAACGCTGTCGGGCGTTGCAGTGGAGACGGATGACAAAACGGGCCTGGCAACAAAGATCGCACCAGTGCGGCTTGGTGGGCGCCTGTCGCAGGCCGTGCCGGATTTTTGGTAG
- a CDS encoding 5-formyltetrahydrofolate cyclo-ligase, with amino-acid sequence MSLPTPTKTELRIAALARRSALGEATRDAAARALANHAFPLPITPSSIVAGYSPIRSEIDPVPLMQSLASHGARLALPVIIARDEPLMFRVWSPDSALIAGSLGILEPPREAPQLMPDILLVPLAAFDRAGHRIGYGAGHYDRTFAQLRAIKPFTAIGLAFDTQEIEAIPMQPHDVALDYVLTETRVIDFRSK; translated from the coding sequence ATGAGCCTGCCCACTCCCACCAAAACCGAACTCCGCATCGCCGCCCTCGCGCGGCGCTCTGCGCTGGGTGAGGCCACGCGCGATGCCGCTGCACGCGCGCTCGCCAATCACGCTTTCCCGCTGCCCATCACCCCCAGCAGCATCGTCGCCGGCTACTCCCCCATCCGTAGCGAGATCGATCCGGTCCCGCTGATGCAATCCCTCGCATCACATGGCGCGCGCCTCGCGCTCCCGGTCATCATCGCCCGCGACGAGCCGCTGATGTTCCGCGTCTGGAGCCCAGACAGTGCACTCATTGCCGGCTCGCTCGGCATCCTCGAACCGCCGCGGGAAGCGCCGCAGCTGATGCCCGATATACTGCTGGTGCCGCTCGCTGCCTTCGACCGTGCCGGACACCGCATCGGCTATGGTGCCGGCCATTACGACCGCACCTTCGCGCAGCTGCGCGCCATCAAACCTTTCACCGCCATCGGCCTTGCCTTCGATACCCAGGAGATCGAAGCCATTCCGATGCAACCGCACGACGTCGCGCTCGATTATGTGCTAACCGAGACGCGTGTGATCGACTTCCGGAGCAAATAG
- a CDS encoding type II toxin-antitoxin system RelE/ParE family toxin: protein MQLRTSRYVRGDLDTIWISIARHNVLAADAWLDKIEARFAQLAEFPYSGPAHPEIVSDVRALVVERWVIIYRVTADCVQIVRIVDGARDLADLDLPNE, encoded by the coding sequence ATGCAGCTGCGCACTTCGCGATATGTGCGCGGCGATCTCGATACGATCTGGATTTCCATTGCTAGGCACAATGTTTTGGCTGCGGATGCGTGGCTCGACAAGATTGAAGCTCGCTTCGCGCAACTCGCTGAATTTCCATATTCGGGCCCAGCCCATCCGGAAATTGTCTCTGACGTGCGGGCGCTGGTGGTCGAACGTTGGGTGATCATCTACCGCGTCACGGCGGATTGTGTGCAGATCGTCCGTATCGTGGATGGTGCCCGTGATCTGGCGGATTTGGACCTCCCAAACGAATAG
- a CDS encoding type II toxin-antitoxin system ParD family antitoxin, with product MTMKVSLPEEFSTFVEAQVADGHYASSDELFRDALRLMKDRHERLEWLRQAYREGIESGFDDEPLDFEAIKADGRARLEKLRRLEEAKR from the coding sequence ATGACGATGAAAGTCTCATTACCCGAAGAGTTCAGCACCTTCGTCGAGGCGCAGGTCGCGGACGGCCATTATGCGAGTTCGGACGAGCTGTTTCGCGACGCGTTGCGGCTGATGAAGGATCGGCACGAGCGGCTTGAATGGCTACGGCAAGCCTATCGCGAGGGCATCGAGAGTGGGTTCGATGATGAGCCGCTCGATTTCGAGGCCATCAAGGCAGACGGGCGCGCCCGCCTCGAAAAATTGAGGCGCCTCGAAGAAGCCAAAAGATGA